The following proteins come from a genomic window of Sphaerisporangium rubeum:
- a CDS encoding glycoside hydrolase family 9 protein: MKRLIPAVLALATLTTGLATGTPSHAAASAYIRVDQVGFAAAEAKHAYLMTAGAEPTGRFTVVDRRGRTVLTGTIGRDLGAWNTRYPHVHDLDLTRLRTPGAYRVKAGAVISPEFEVASAGLPAGTARKVVGFFGLQRDGARADGGPSHLNDRTASVYAWPRFTGPDTDQIKGGLTRIGGPVDVEGGWFDAGDYLKFTHILSYVDTLLWAAERDGAHVRHLRAEAVHGLRYLDKMWDEKTRTLYIQIGIGAGDKAGTYYGDHDVWRLPQADDGATGRRHRFIRNRPVFRAAAPGKPISPNLAGRTAAAFALAAQREPSRERARELLDKAASVYAMARTTDVGRLVTSLPHAFYPESVWRDDMELGGAQLALAAQRLGDPRAGRWLARAARWAAEYLDKETGDTFNLYDVSALAHADLLKAMRRAGASGLAVSEPDLVAGLRAQLEIGARRAAADPFRAGAEYDDFDSVPHAFGLAATSRLYRSVTGDRSYDAFGTGQRNWALGANPWGVSFVAGAGENSIACPHHQIAGITGRPAVGAVVNGPNSAGLFGDGLGGRFDEMTPCPRDKTDRYKRFTGRGSRFVDDVRSWQTSEPADDFAAVALYALTLMSR, translated from the coding sequence ATGAAGAGGCTGATTCCAGCCGTCCTCGCGCTGGCGACGCTCACCACCGGCCTCGCGACCGGCACCCCCTCGCACGCCGCCGCCTCCGCCTACATCCGGGTCGACCAGGTGGGCTTCGCGGCGGCCGAGGCCAAGCACGCCTACCTGATGACCGCCGGCGCGGAACCCACCGGCCGCTTCACCGTGGTGGACCGCCGCGGCCGTACGGTCCTCACCGGCACGATCGGCCGTGACCTCGGCGCCTGGAACACCCGCTATCCGCACGTCCACGACCTGGACCTGACCCGGCTGCGGACCCCCGGCGCGTACCGCGTCAAAGCGGGTGCGGTGATCTCACCGGAGTTCGAGGTGGCCTCCGCCGGGCTGCCGGCCGGCACCGCGCGCAAGGTGGTGGGCTTCTTCGGCCTCCAGCGCGACGGCGCGCGAGCCGACGGCGGGCCGAGCCACCTGAACGACCGGACCGCCTCGGTCTACGCCTGGCCGAGGTTCACCGGCCCTGACACCGACCAGATCAAAGGTGGGCTGACCAGGATCGGCGGGCCGGTGGACGTCGAGGGCGGCTGGTTCGACGCGGGTGACTACCTCAAGTTCACTCACATCCTGTCCTACGTGGACACCCTGCTGTGGGCCGCGGAACGGGACGGCGCACACGTCCGGCACCTGCGCGCCGAGGCCGTACACGGCCTGCGGTACCTCGACAAGATGTGGGACGAGAAGACCAGGACGCTCTACATCCAGATCGGCATCGGCGCCGGCGACAAGGCCGGCACCTACTACGGCGACCACGACGTCTGGCGGCTCCCGCAGGCCGACGACGGCGCGACGGGCCGGCGGCACCGGTTCATCCGGAACCGGCCGGTGTTCCGTGCCGCCGCACCGGGCAAGCCGATCAGCCCCAACCTCGCAGGACGCACCGCCGCCGCGTTCGCGCTCGCGGCCCAGCGTGAGCCGTCCCGTGAGCGGGCCAGGGAACTTCTGGACAAGGCCGCCTCCGTCTACGCCATGGCGAGGACCACCGATGTCGGCCGGCTCGTGACCTCGCTTCCGCACGCCTTCTACCCCGAGAGCGTCTGGCGCGACGACATGGAGCTCGGTGGCGCACAGCTCGCGCTGGCCGCGCAGCGCCTCGGCGACCCCCGCGCCGGCCGGTGGCTGGCCCGGGCCGCGCGCTGGGCCGCCGAGTACCTCGACAAGGAGACCGGCGACACCTTCAACCTGTACGACGTGAGCGCGCTCGCGCACGCCGACCTCCTGAAGGCGATGCGCCGGGCCGGAGCGAGCGGCCTCGCGGTGTCGGAGCCGGACCTCGTCGCCGGCCTGCGCGCGCAACTGGAGATCGGCGCCAGGCGCGCCGCCGCCGACCCCTTCCGCGCCGGGGCCGAGTACGACGATTTCGACTCGGTACCGCACGCTTTCGGCCTGGCGGCCACCTCGCGGCTGTACCGGTCGGTGACCGGCGACCGATCCTACGACGCCTTCGGCACCGGACAGCGGAACTGGGCCCTCGGGGCGAACCCGTGGGGGGTGTCGTTCGTCGCCGGGGCAGGCGAGAACTCGATCGCCTGCCCGCACCACCAGATCGCCGGCATCACCGGCAGGCCCGCCGTAGGCGCGGTGGTGAACGGCCCCAACAGCGCCGGCCTGTTCGGCGACGGCCTCGGCGGACGCTTCGACGAGATGACGCCGTGTCCGCGCGACAAGACCGACCGGTACAAGCGGTTCACCGGCCGGGGCAGCCGGTTCGTGGACGACGTCCGCTCCTGGCAGACGTCGGAGCCGGCCGACGACTTCGCGGCCGTCGCGCTGTACGCGCTGACCTTGATGTCGCGGTGA
- a CDS encoding glycosyltransferase family 2 protein, giving the protein MPNTNAGPRTVDISVAAPAYNEAETIAATVTEWRDYLARHPAVGTWEIVVCDDGSTDATGAILAALRADCPELTVVSYGRNRGAGAAIAAAIARTRLDWVVLLDSDGQFPIANLDTFIPRIQAGEALAFSGARIKKADGLPYRWGSAASGAVSNALLRTRYRDFNSIFKVVSGPLFRALPLESGGMNCSTEITARVAELGHTWVELPIEHRERGGGRRGWRFWKGARDRALFVGYVGYRNWLLRRGVLRAPAPDEAPPPLPVRSGVTEETR; this is encoded by the coding sequence TTGCCGAACACGAATGCCGGGCCCCGCACCGTCGACATCTCGGTGGCGGCACCCGCGTACAACGAGGCCGAGACCATCGCGGCGACGGTGACGGAGTGGCGCGACTACCTCGCGCGGCACCCGGCGGTCGGCACGTGGGAGATCGTCGTGTGCGACGACGGCAGCACCGACGCGACCGGAGCCATCCTCGCCGCACTGCGAGCCGACTGCCCCGAGCTCACCGTCGTCTCGTACGGCCGCAACAGGGGCGCCGGCGCCGCGATCGCCGCCGCGATCGCCCGCACCCGCCTGGACTGGGTCGTGCTGCTCGACTCCGACGGCCAGTTCCCGATCGCCAACCTCGACACGTTCATCCCGCGCATCCAGGCCGGCGAGGCGCTCGCCTTCTCCGGCGCCAGGATCAAGAAGGCCGACGGCCTGCCGTACCGGTGGGGCTCGGCGGCCAGCGGCGCGGTCAGCAACGCACTGCTCCGCACCCGCTACCGCGACTTCAACTCGATCTTCAAGGTGGTCAGCGGCCCGCTGTTCCGCGCGCTGCCGCTGGAGTCCGGCGGGATGAACTGCTCGACGGAGATCACGGCGAGGGTCGCCGAGCTGGGTCACACCTGGGTGGAGCTTCCCATCGAGCACCGCGAGCGCGGCGGCGGCCGTCGCGGATGGCGCTTCTGGAAGGGAGCGCGGGACCGCGCGCTGTTCGTGGGCTACGTGGGCTACCGCAACTGGCTGCTGCGCAGGGGTGTCCTGCGCGCGCCGGCCCCGGACGAAGCGCCGCCGCCACTGCCGGTGAGGTCCGGCGTGACGGAGGAGACCCGATGA
- a CDS encoding 2-phospho-L-lactate transferase CofD family protein, whose amino-acid sequence MSTRPRPLSTVTMFSGGRGGAGIARQLLSVPGLDLALVINGYDNGLSTGALRRYLPGMLGPSDFRKNCLLHLDRGDPRQAALMSVLEHRLPAGITPERLVDLVDEIAGPDAGRPPFGALRREAREEITRDLRLFARRLRAEPYGMDLGDCALGNLVFAGAYLRTGEDFNAAVRSCARTFGSPVRLLNVTGGENAYLAALKRDGRLLADEADIVAPQDAETITDLFLLRQPIGPRFRAELEAMPAARVREVLARHRADVTPNPEALDAIRDTDLLVYGPGTPHSSLLPSYLTPGVTEAIAASRAVAKVFVVNTRADHDTQGLTAPDLVDLTLTYLGDPRNERRTVTHVLSPPSDGLPAVPPVPRAVTERGEWAGARWVTADLEDPGRPGVHGGRSTVDALTAICGEAALAGAE is encoded by the coding sequence ATGAGCACCCGTCCGCGTCCCCTGAGCACGGTCACCATGTTCAGCGGCGGACGCGGCGGGGCCGGCATCGCGCGCCAGCTGCTGAGCGTCCCCGGGCTCGACCTGGCCCTGGTGATCAACGGGTACGACAACGGGCTGTCCACCGGCGCGCTGCGGCGTTACCTCCCCGGGATGCTCGGGCCGTCCGACTTCCGCAAGAACTGCCTGCTCCACCTGGACCGCGGCGATCCGCGGCAGGCCGCGCTGATGTCCGTCCTGGAGCATCGCCTGCCGGCCGGGATCACGCCGGAGCGCCTCGTGGACCTCGTCGACGAGATCGCCGGGCCGGACGCGGGCCGTCCGCCGTTCGGCGCGCTGCGGCGGGAGGCGCGAGAGGAGATCACACGGGACCTGCGCCTGTTCGCGCGCCGGCTCCGCGCCGAGCCGTACGGGATGGACCTCGGCGACTGCGCGCTCGGCAACCTCGTGTTCGCCGGCGCGTATCTGCGCACCGGGGAGGACTTCAACGCCGCCGTTCGCTCCTGCGCTCGCACGTTCGGCTCCCCGGTCCGGCTGCTGAACGTGACCGGCGGCGAGAACGCCTACCTCGCCGCGCTCAAGCGGGACGGCCGCCTGCTGGCCGACGAGGCCGACATCGTCGCGCCGCAGGACGCCGAGACCATCACCGACCTGTTCCTGCTGCGTCAGCCGATCGGCCCGAGGTTCCGCGCCGAACTGGAGGCGATGCCCGCCGCGCGGGTCCGTGAGGTCCTGGCCCGCCACCGCGCCGACGTCACGCCGAACCCCGAGGCGCTGGACGCGATCAGGGACACCGACCTCCTCGTGTACGGGCCGGGGACGCCGCATTCGTCCCTGCTGCCGAGCTACCTGACGCCTGGCGTCACCGAGGCGATCGCGGCGAGCCGGGCCGTGGCCAAGGTGTTCGTCGTCAACACCAGGGCCGACCACGACACCCAGGGGCTGACCGCACCCGACCTGGTCGACCTCACCCTGACCTACCTCGGGGACCCCCGCAACGAGCGGCGCACCGTCACCCATGTCCTGTCCCCGCCGTCGGACGGCCTGCCGGCGGTGCCTCCGGTGCCGCGCGCCGTGACCGAGCGCGGCGAGTGGGCCGGCGCGCGGTGGGTCACGGCCGACCTGGAGGACCCCGGCCGGCCAGGCGTGCACGGCGGACGCAGCACCGTCGACGCGCTGACGGCCATCTGCGGCGAAGCGGCACTGGCGGGAGCCGAGTGA
- a CDS encoding HAD family phosphatase, producing MTAAAVAVGRRTWLCDLDGTLVDSCPAHEAAFRQAIAEFAPGALATFRYAEHTGASTAEVAARLVPGDAVTAERLTRRKQRLYHEYVEAGMVALLPGARRLLDRLTEDGRTAYLVTSGSRGSVERVLAACSLGGCFRDVLTSDDVPVSKPDPWFYAYACRRWSVDPAEAVAVEDSAHGVASAVGAGLVTLQVHATEPAAGAIAVPGLDDIVSLLRQEQR from the coding sequence GTGACCGCGGCCGCCGTGGCCGTCGGCCGCCGGACCTGGCTGTGCGACCTCGACGGCACACTCGTCGACTCCTGTCCGGCGCACGAGGCCGCGTTCCGCCAGGCGATCGCGGAGTTCGCACCCGGTGCGCTCGCCACGTTCCGGTACGCCGAGCACACCGGCGCGAGCACCGCCGAGGTGGCGGCACGCCTGGTCCCCGGCGACGCCGTCACGGCCGAGCGGCTGACCCGGCGCAAGCAGCGGCTCTACCACGAGTACGTCGAGGCGGGAATGGTCGCCTTGCTGCCCGGCGCTCGCCGCCTCCTCGACCGCCTCACCGAGGACGGCCGCACGGCGTACCTGGTCACCAGCGGCAGCCGCGGGTCGGTCGAGCGGGTCCTCGCGGCCTGTTCCCTCGGCGGCTGCTTCCGTGACGTGCTCACCAGCGACGACGTCCCGGTGAGCAAGCCCGATCCGTGGTTCTACGCGTACGCCTGCCGTCGCTGGTCCGTCGACCCGGCCGAGGCCGTGGCCGTGGAGGACTCCGCGCACGGCGTGGCGTCCGCCGTCGGCGCCGGGCTGGTGACCCTTCAGGTCCACGCCACCGAGCCCGCGGCGGGAGCGATCGCCGTACCGGGGCTCGACGACATCGTGTCCCTCTTGCGGCAGGAGCAACGGTGA
- a CDS encoding NTP transferase domain-containing protein, which produces MSERVCAVIPAAGRGTRLGSGIPKIMIEIAGGVTVWHLLYRRLRPRSEHVHVVVSPEGEAPFRDLAAEEIASGAVSVSVQDEPTGMGGAIFGAAPHWEPYDTILVVWGDQANLSPATVRRVVAAHRTSGLTVPLVPMADPYVEYEVAGSALVRVRQSREGDECRPGGLSDVGVFCLGTDGLRKEWTRYLRDAAPGTVTGEVNFLPFLPYLSQVAGRPLTVVPVDDPDEARGINTQADLDFARQAYLRGTEPGGR; this is translated from the coding sequence GTGAGTGAGCGCGTCTGCGCGGTGATCCCGGCGGCCGGACGCGGCACCCGGCTCGGTTCCGGCATCCCGAAGATCATGATCGAGATCGCCGGCGGCGTCACCGTCTGGCACCTGCTGTACCGGCGGCTGCGGCCCCGGTCCGAGCACGTCCATGTCGTCGTCTCCCCCGAAGGCGAGGCCCCGTTCCGGGACCTCGCGGCGGAGGAGATCGCGAGCGGCGCCGTCTCGGTGAGCGTCCAGGACGAGCCGACCGGCATGGGAGGCGCCATCTTCGGCGCCGCGCCGCACTGGGAGCCGTACGACACGATCCTCGTGGTCTGGGGTGACCAGGCGAACCTGTCCCCGGCCACCGTCCGGCGTGTCGTGGCCGCGCACCGCACGTCAGGGCTCACCGTTCCGCTGGTGCCGATGGCGGATCCGTACGTCGAGTACGAGGTCGCCGGCTCCGCGCTCGTCCGGGTGCGGCAGTCACGCGAGGGCGACGAGTGCCGTCCCGGCGGGCTCAGCGACGTCGGCGTGTTCTGCCTCGGCACGGACGGGCTGCGAAAGGAGTGGACACGCTATCTGCGGGACGCCGCCCCCGGCACCGTCACCGGCGAGGTCAACTTCCTGCCGTTCCTTCCCTACCTGTCGCAGGTCGCCGGCCGGCCGCTGACCGTGGTGCCGGTGGACGACCCCGACGAGGCGCGCGGCATCAACACTCAGGCTGACCTCGACTTCGCCAGGCAGGCGTACCTGCGCGGCACGGAGCCCGGCGGCCGATGA
- a CDS encoding glycosyltransferase family 4 protein has protein sequence MRKPPRPVYVVCAETPPDVVGGLGRYAERMMAAMRHLGTPVEVFGATTRRTAPREERIGDVTLHRVRTPGGGNRAVRVIGVLLFNVRVAARILRARPSGSVVAVHDWMGCVAGILCRLLARTPVVFHVHTRELNAGPSRRRSAVAAGIAALETVQARTARLIVVPSTGMRDELAACGWPSDRLRVIPHGFEDPELLRLAALGDDERDRLAATVRRRHLPGGRGRLVVFAGRLSPHKGVRTLIRAAPLIAGERDDVRIVLIGAQAPRTDDDAEVARLIDETGAGRHVIAGYRFLPSAEVFTHFLAADVCVFPSTYEPFGLVAIEAMALARPVVVGPGYSPEVVGDGAVRCEHDSPEELAAAVLRCLDDPPAASRLASRGAAHVRERYTWARTAELTLAAYGEPAR, from the coding sequence ATGAGAAAGCCGCCGCGTCCCGTCTACGTCGTCTGCGCCGAGACGCCGCCGGACGTCGTCGGCGGGCTCGGACGGTACGCCGAGCGGATGATGGCCGCCATGCGGCATCTCGGCACACCTGTCGAGGTGTTCGGCGCCACCACGCGGCGCACGGCGCCGCGCGAGGAGCGGATCGGCGACGTCACCTTGCACCGGGTGCGCACCCCCGGCGGCGGGAACCGGGCCGTCCGGGTGATCGGGGTGCTGCTGTTCAACGTGCGCGTCGCGGCCCGCATCCTCAGAGCCCGGCCGTCGGGATCCGTCGTCGCCGTGCACGACTGGATGGGCTGCGTCGCCGGAATCCTCTGCCGGCTGCTCGCACGCACCCCGGTGGTGTTCCACGTCCACACCCGCGAACTCAACGCCGGCCCCTCCCGCCGCCGGTCCGCCGTGGCGGCCGGCATCGCGGCGCTGGAGACCGTACAGGCGCGGACGGCACGCCTGATCGTGGTGCCGAGCACCGGGATGCGGGACGAACTCGCGGCCTGCGGCTGGCCGTCCGACCGGCTGCGCGTCATCCCGCACGGATTCGAGGACCCCGAACTGCTGCGGCTGGCCGCGCTCGGCGACGACGAGCGCGACCGGCTCGCCGCGACGGTCCGGCGCCGCCACCTGCCAGGCGGCCGAGGACGGCTCGTGGTGTTCGCCGGCCGCCTGTCGCCGCACAAGGGGGTCCGCACCCTGATCCGCGCGGCCCCGCTGATCGCCGGCGAGCGCGACGACGTACGGATCGTGCTCATCGGCGCGCAGGCGCCACGCACCGACGACGACGCCGAGGTGGCACGGCTGATCGACGAGACCGGCGCCGGCCGCCACGTGATCGCCGGCTACCGTTTCCTCCCCTCCGCCGAGGTGTTCACCCACTTCCTGGCCGCCGACGTGTGCGTGTTCCCGTCCACGTACGAGCCGTTCGGCCTCGTCGCGATCGAGGCGATGGCACTGGCCCGGCCTGTGGTGGTCGGCCCCGGCTACTCCCCGGAGGTCGTGGGGGACGGCGCGGTCCGGTGCGAGCACGACTCGCCGGAGGAACTGGCCGCCGCCGTGCTGCGGTGCCTGGACGACCCACCGGCCGCGTCCCGGCTCGCCTCCCGCGGCGCCGCTCACGTACGAGAGCGGTACACGTGGGCACGGACGGCGGAGCTCACCTTGGCGGCGTACGGCGAGCCGGCCCGGTGA
- a CDS encoding lipopolysaccharide biosynthesis protein → MTRRRGDVRARVARIVEGHRWAAGPTLVSILASGTAAATTLVIARGIGPAAFGHFTVVLSIALIVTVAMLTSLNYVMFQELPRAEPADRPALVTTALFSTLVLGTALFAAGMLAAPLLTAALGVDTRTLAFGLALALSMTVNQLTESFLRGLKRFRLVAALKLAVAVAYLAGAAYCLLVLGIGDAEVYLGALIVTNLVFAVVAVAGSEVAPRSWSPVLARSLYRHGAYVTAIATFTAVLFGIDVIFLNHWVGRADVGVYSLYNGFPKRLLGVVFTDGIGLVLLPMLATTAKPALMRRIARLAPSLAAATAIVSFAASLVFFLVMGGGYPYSVPLMALAAAGIGAHAVFNLYFVALTMDGVRGAKVFIACLAAGTPAALACQAVCIAWWGLVGGLVAFALTNLVLVAVVAAVAGRVYRPDGQKTVTPSTEEPGR, encoded by the coding sequence GTGACGCGCCGGCGCGGGGACGTACGCGCACGCGTCGCGCGGATCGTCGAGGGTCACCGCTGGGCCGCCGGGCCGACGCTGGTGAGCATCCTGGCCAGCGGCACCGCGGCGGCCACCACACTGGTCATCGCCAGGGGGATCGGCCCCGCCGCGTTCGGCCACTTCACCGTCGTCCTGTCGATCGCGCTGATCGTCACCGTCGCCATGCTCACCAGCCTCAACTACGTCATGTTCCAGGAACTGCCGCGCGCCGAACCGGCGGACCGGCCGGCCCTGGTGACCACGGCGCTCTTCTCGACACTGGTGCTCGGGACGGCCCTGTTCGCCGCCGGGATGCTGGCCGCGCCGCTGCTGACCGCCGCGCTCGGCGTCGACACCCGCACGCTCGCCTTCGGCCTGGCGCTGGCGCTGTCGATGACCGTGAACCAGCTCACCGAGAGTTTCCTGCGCGGGCTGAAGAGGTTCAGGCTCGTCGCCGCGCTCAAGCTGGCCGTCGCCGTCGCCTACCTGGCCGGAGCGGCGTACTGCCTGCTCGTGCTCGGGATCGGGGACGCCGAGGTGTACCTCGGCGCGCTCATCGTGACGAACCTCGTCTTCGCCGTCGTGGCCGTCGCCGGCTCGGAGGTGGCGCCACGCTCCTGGTCGCCGGTCCTCGCGCGGTCGCTCTACCGGCACGGCGCGTACGTGACCGCCATCGCGACGTTCACCGCCGTGCTCTTCGGCATCGACGTGATCTTCCTCAACCACTGGGTCGGCCGCGCCGACGTCGGGGTGTACTCGCTGTACAACGGCTTCCCCAAGCGGCTGCTCGGCGTCGTGTTCACCGACGGCATCGGCCTCGTACTGCTCCCCATGCTCGCCACGACCGCCAAGCCCGCACTCATGCGCAGGATCGCACGGCTCGCGCCGTCCCTCGCGGCGGCCACCGCGATCGTCTCCTTCGCGGCGAGCCTGGTGTTCTTCCTCGTGATGGGGGGCGGCTACCCGTACTCGGTCCCTCTGATGGCGCTGGCGGCCGCCGGCATCGGCGCGCACGCCGTCTTCAACCTCTACTTCGTGGCCCTCACGATGGACGGCGTGCGCGGCGCCAAGGTGTTCATCGCCTGTCTCGCCGCCGGAACCCCCGCCGCGCTCGCCTGCCAGGCGGTGTGCATCGCCTGGTGGGGCCTCGTCGGCGGACTGGTGGCGTTCGCCTTGACCAACCTCGTCCTCGTGGCCGTAGTGGCGGCCGTCGCCGGCCGGGTGTACCGGCCGGACGGCCAGAAGACGGTCACCCCGTCCACAGAGGAGCCCGGCCGATGA
- a CDS encoding glycosyltransferase family 4 protein: MRIACVINQYPPNITAGLGRYVELITPYLTRDHHLAVFTLNDGHQPVHERTDGVTVYRPLGRVLGAVSRRRRLNRTRGAEFALLALNVMVSNWRYFLRLRRVRRDERPDLVAVHDSTNFLCGLLCHYVLRLPVVFHVHTTEYGVAAQRTITDPLNLFAAIERWLARISRRVVVATPEVREQLTAARWNRTPIDVVRLGGTYENLLADPTFDRDELRTGAATLRTRLGIAADDPVLLFVGRIERQKGIYPLLEAMRKITAAVPRLRLVIVGEGDDTGVARIVTETGLDGRVLTSGGFVEGKALLEFYEMADACVFPSLFEPFGLVATEAMALARPTILGDGFSSIFLGDPDRPAVRFVRSTDPADITRVVVDVMTDPDLRHTLASRGESFVRENLSWRGAADETLAVYRTALDDTP, encoded by the coding sequence ATGAGGATCGCCTGCGTCATCAACCAGTACCCGCCGAACATCACCGCCGGCCTCGGCCGCTACGTCGAGCTGATCACGCCGTACCTGACCCGCGACCACCACCTGGCCGTCTTCACCCTCAACGACGGCCATCAGCCCGTGCACGAGCGCACCGACGGCGTCACCGTGTACCGGCCCCTCGGCCGCGTCCTCGGCGCCGTCAGCCGCCGCCGGCGCCTCAACCGCACCCGAGGCGCCGAGTTCGCCCTGCTCGCGCTGAACGTCATGGTCAGCAACTGGCGCTACTTCCTGCGCCTGCGCCGCGTGCGCCGCGACGAACGGCCCGACCTGGTCGCCGTCCACGACTCCACGAACTTCCTGTGCGGCCTGCTCTGCCACTACGTCCTGCGCCTGCCGGTCGTCTTCCACGTGCACACCACCGAGTACGGCGTCGCCGCGCAACGCACCATCACCGACCCGCTGAACCTGTTCGCCGCCATCGAGCGGTGGCTCGCGCGGATCTCCCGCCGAGTGGTCGTCGCCACCCCGGAGGTACGCGAGCAACTGACCGCCGCACGCTGGAACCGCACCCCGATCGACGTCGTCCGCCTCGGTGGCACCTACGAGAACCTGCTGGCCGACCCCACGTTCGACCGCGACGAGCTGCGCACCGGCGCCGCGACCCTGCGCACCAGGCTCGGCATCGCCGCCGACGATCCGGTGCTCCTGTTCGTCGGCCGCATCGAACGGCAGAAAGGCATCTACCCGCTCCTGGAAGCCATGCGGAAGATCACCGCCGCCGTCCCCCGTCTACGCCTGGTGATCGTCGGGGAAGGCGACGACACAGGCGTGGCCAGGATCGTCACGGAAACGGGCCTCGACGGCCGTGTCCTGACCTCCGGCGGTTTCGTCGAAGGCAAGGCACTCCTGGAGTTCTACGAAATGGCCGACGCCTGCGTCTTCCCCTCACTCTTCGAGCCGTTCGGCCTGGTGGCCACCGAGGCGATGGCCCTCGCCAGACCCACGATCCTCGGCGACGGCTTCTCCAGCATCTTCCTCGGCGACCCCGACCGTCCCGCCGTCCGTTTCGTACGAAGCACCGACCCCGCCGACATCACCCGCGTGGTGGTCGACGTCATGACCGACCCGGACCTGCGCCACACCCTGGCCTCCAGAGGAGAGAGCTTCGTCCGGGAGAACCTGAGCTGGCGCGGAGCCGCCGACGAGACCCTCGCGGTCTACCGCACCGCACTCGACGACACACCGTGA
- a CDS encoding TetR/AcrR family transcriptional regulator: protein MASSETGTRLSEARLRLLTTASRIFYAEGIHSVGVDRIIAEAKITRATFYRHFPGKEDLVLAYLHVADRTIRSQVETALTTSASAHEAVRAVAVSIAEGIRSPGFRGCAFLNAVAEYPDPAHPVHRAVLAHRQWFLDTINTLMASIEETRAEPAAQHFVMLRDGAMAAGCLFDPKSVCATFLRGVEGLVQIHGSRQPS from the coding sequence ATGGCATCCAGCGAGACCGGGACCCGGCTGTCCGAGGCGCGGCTCCGGCTGCTCACCACGGCGAGCAGGATCTTCTACGCGGAGGGGATCCACTCTGTAGGCGTGGACCGCATCATCGCCGAGGCGAAGATCACCCGGGCCACCTTCTATCGGCACTTTCCCGGCAAGGAAGATCTTGTCCTTGCCTATCTGCACGTCGCCGACCGAACGATCCGCAGCCAGGTGGAGACGGCCCTCACCACCAGTGCATCGGCTCACGAGGCCGTCCGGGCCGTCGCGGTGTCGATCGCCGAGGGCATCCGGTCGCCTGGCTTCCGTGGCTGCGCCTTCCTGAACGCCGTGGCGGAGTATCCCGACCCCGCTCATCCCGTGCATCGAGCCGTCCTGGCCCACCGGCAATGGTTCCTCGACACCATCAACACCTTGATGGCGAGCATCGAGGAGACCAGAGCCGAGCCGGCGGCGCAGCACTTCGTCATGCTCAGGGACGGCGCCATGGCGGCCGGCTGTCTTTTCGACCCGAAGTCGGTCTGCGCGACCTTCCTCCGCGGCGTCGAGGGACTCGTCCAGATTCACGGCTCCCGTCAGCCATCCTGA